In Blastopirellula sp. J2-11, a single genomic region encodes these proteins:
- the odhB gene encoding 2-oxoglutarate dehydrogenase complex dihydrolipoyllysine-residue succinyltransferase translates to MSIELKVPEAGESIQEVQIGRWMKKEGDEVSEDEFLVELETDKASMEMPAPAKGVLREIFKREGDLVTVGEVIGILDDGAAAPAAAPAAKPAAAEVEKTAPSPAPAASSGRGKASRPTIINSSSTPAKSSASSNGEAETKHAPAPAKAEEPKKPAPAPAPVKSQELAPRAETSLAPQVGEKIVPMPLIRRRIAETLKSAQQNAALLTTFNQVDMTNVMALRKKYGQWFLDQWGVKLGFMSFFIKATIDALKQQPALNAEIRDGDKIVYRDYYHVGVAIGSKKGLVVPVLRNAERMRFAEIELAIADFAVRANENRLSAAELSGGTFTITNGGVYGSLMSTPIVNPPQSGVLGMHSIEERPVARDGQVVIRPMMYLALTYDHCMVDGREAVLTLKRICDAIEEPARMLLEA, encoded by the coding sequence ATGAGCATTGAACTCAAAGTGCCCGAAGCGGGAGAGTCGATCCAAGAGGTTCAAATCGGCCGCTGGATGAAGAAAGAAGGGGACGAAGTCAGTGAAGACGAGTTCCTAGTGGAGCTCGAAACCGACAAGGCTTCGATGGAAATGCCTGCTCCCGCCAAAGGGGTCTTGCGCGAGATCTTCAAGCGTGAAGGAGATTTGGTCACCGTCGGTGAAGTGATCGGCATCCTGGACGATGGCGCTGCGGCTCCGGCCGCCGCGCCAGCCGCGAAGCCCGCCGCCGCCGAAGTCGAAAAAACGGCGCCGAGCCCCGCTCCGGCTGCGAGTTCGGGCCGCGGCAAAGCTTCGCGACCGACGATCATCAACTCGTCGTCGACGCCGGCCAAGTCGTCCGCCAGCAGCAACGGCGAAGCCGAAACCAAGCACGCGCCCGCCCCGGCTAAGGCCGAAGAGCCGAAGAAGCCGGCTCCTGCGCCCGCTCCGGTGAAGAGCCAAGAGCTCGCGCCGCGAGCCGAAACGAGTTTGGCGCCGCAAGTAGGCGAAAAGATCGTGCCGATGCCGCTGATCCGCCGCCGCATCGCCGAGACGCTGAAAAGCGCTCAGCAAAACGCCGCGCTGCTCACCACGTTCAATCAAGTCGACATGACCAACGTGATGGCGCTGCGCAAAAAATATGGCCAATGGTTCCTCGATCAATGGGGCGTCAAGCTGGGCTTCATGTCGTTCTTCATCAAAGCGACGATCGACGCGCTGAAGCAACAGCCGGCCCTGAACGCCGAGATCCGTGACGGCGACAAAATCGTCTATCGCGACTACTACCACGTCGGCGTCGCGATCGGCAGCAAAAAAGGGCTGGTCGTGCCGGTCTTGCGGAACGCCGAGCGGATGCGTTTTGCCGAGATCGAACTGGCGATCGCCGACTTCGCCGTCCGGGCGAACGAAAACCGCTTGAGCGCCGCCGAACTTTCCGGCGGTACGTTCACGATCACCAACGGCGGCGTCTATGGGTCGCTGATGTCGACCCCGATCGTCAATCCGCCCCAAAGCGGCGTGCTCGGCATGCACTCGATCGAGGAACGCCCTGTCGCTCGCGACGGTCAGGTGGTGATTCGCCCGATGATGTACTTGGCGCTGACTTACGATCACTGCATGGTCGACGGCCGCGAAGCGGTCCTCACCCTGAAGCGCATCTGCGACGCGATCGAAGAACCGGCTCGGATGTTGTTGGAAGCGTAG